In the Spirochaetota bacterium genome, CCGCCGCATATACCGTTCCCGCACCGTCCACAGCGACGGCCGTTATCTCCGCATCGGGTACTTTCGCGAATTCGGAGAAGCGGTCCGCAGACTGTTCTTTTTTATACAGTACGCCGCCGTGCCCCGTGGCCGCATACACGGTGCCGCGATCATCGGCGGCAAGACGCCACACATAATCCTTGGCGATACCGGCCACCTTCCGGAGCCGCGGGGAAAGCGTCATGCCGTTGCGCTGGTCGACGGCCACACCGGATTGTTTCCCGCGGTCATAGAAATCGGAACGGACCGAGGAAAAGAACTGCGTCCGCACGGGGAACAGCAGCGCGGTAACGAAAAGCACGAGCACAAGCGTATGTTTCATGTCAGCCTCTCACGCCCATTCTACCGGATACGCGTCCATTGTCAATCGAGATCCCCCGCGCGCATTGCCGGCACATATGCCCAGCCGTAGCGTACAAGAAGCGAGGAAAGCGATTCGCCGTCGATATACACATCGCCGCAAATACCGTCGCCGTCCGGTACAGCAGGCGATACCGCTATGCTCACCGCATTACGCGTCCGCCGCGACATGAACACCATCGCCTCATCGCCCGTATTCGCCGGCACCCGTATACCATCAAGGCGGCATGTCATCGCGCCGATACACACGGCGTCCTTCGCCTTCACAAAAATATCCGATCTCGGGACGGCAATGCGTATCGAACCGCGCACTTCTTCCTGGACCAGAAGCCGTTCTCCGCTCCTCCCGCGAAGGGAAAGAAGTTCTGCCTCGTCCGCATCGTTCCGGGAGAGGATGATGCGCACTGCCGTGCCGCGAAAACCGGCCGCACGGAGCGAAGGGACATCGGTAGTATACATGATGCGCGGTGTTGCCTGCGACAGGAATTGCCGCACTGTACCGACGATCACACGCCGGCGCTCTGTACCGAAAAGCACTGCATGGGCTGCCGCCGCATCCTCCGAGAGCGCGGAGGGCGAATAAAGCCAGATGCTCTCACCGTCGACACAGTGCTCAAGCGCTATACGCCGGGTAAGCGTGTAGGGTCCGACAGGCGACACTACGCCGCGCAGGTCAAAAGCCGCACGATCAGTGCACGCATGCTCAATGCACACATGCCTGTTGCATGCGCTCGATATCAGGGATAGGGTTGCTGCGAGGAATGCCCGGACGCTAGTCCTTGAAATTACCGACAGCCTCGTCCTCGTTATTGTATATCTCAAAGAAGCTCGTAAGCTTGGTGAGCTCGAACACCTTTTTCACCGAATCATACACGTGGATGATCTTAAGCCCGCCGCCGACCTTCTTCAGGTTCGAGAGGCTCGAGATGAGCGCGCCGATGCCTGAGCTGTCGATATAGCTTACGCCTTTGAGATTTATGATTATCTTC is a window encoding:
- a CDS encoding STAS domain-containing protein; the encoded protein is MEINVREIAGTGVIILDIKGEIDLYNAPDIKDNIKTQIDKGKKKIIINLKGVSYIDSSGIGALISSLSNLKKVGGGLKIIHVYDSVKKVFELTKLTSFFEIYNNEDEAVGNFKD